ggataaggtacctttctaatggtgaaagaattttagaaatcggttcggtagtttcggagcttacccgcctcaaacttacaaactcacaaacgcttcataataatagtacctagtatattatatagatgtGGCGTCCCTCTGCATTCTCtactaaattgtttaaattaccACTTGAGACCCACGCATGTCGATTTGACGTTTAGTTCTCTGTacatcagtttttttttgcttggAGTATAGTTATGTATTGtcgttttacaaataaatgttaaatctaattttagaAACGGATTATGGCCAACCTCCCGAAGCCTTGGATGTTGGCGGCCGACCTCGCTTCAAGGTTGTCCTTCATGATGTCCTTCTGAACAAGGACAGACCTTGATGGAAGGCCGTTAAGGCCGTGGCCTTGAAACAGGACACGTTGCTTCCCGATTTCCTGACATGCGCAGTGGGGTTTTTACGGGAACCGCTGCTGTTGTAGACAGAAAGTTACTGCTTCGATTAATAAAGACTACTAGTTATagcactagctgcgccccggggcttcgttcccgtgggaatttcgggatgaaaagtacgctatgtgttattcctggttatattatacccatgtatcaaatttcacaacattcggtccagtagattttgcgtgaaagagtaacaaacatacatacacacataaatcctcacaaactttaggATTGAACAACGTTAGTAGTTACCGCGCGAAGTGTGTCCAAAAGTCACGCAAATGCCACCCCGCGTACACCCCACACACAACCGCATAATGTTGCCAGctctataaaatttactttacaaGTATTCGTTTACAAATAttcgttgttttttttttcttcccttcaaaatttcaaagaaatatgtatgtacctatgtgcaaatcacacagattgagttggccacaaagtaagttcgagacttgtgttatgggttactaactcaacaacgctacatattttttataatatttagataaacatccaagacccaggccaatctgaaaaaaaaaattccatgttgaccagaccggggatcgaacccgggaccctCAGTGTaccagtccggcgtgatggcCACAGGAGGTCGTCATTATATCTCACTATTGTATCAAccatagttttatttagattttcttgaaattgttTCAAGACGCTTTGTATCCACATTTAGTTCCGCGTCGtgtatttaatatcaaatctGTGTGGATATTTCAAATAGGTGGTGTTTTTCAGAGCGCTTCGCTCGTTGCGGCGATGTCATTACAAtagttcaaattttaacaaagacaagaattagttgtACTATCTTACTTTAAAACAATCCATCTgtattccttcctcaagaaaattgacggatcgtaataaCAACATCATCTCCTTTCTGTTtgatcctaatatatatatatatatatatatatatatatatatatatatatatatatatatatatatatatatataatttgtatttactgttatagtatatttacttatttactatatatagttcatatatatattcttatacatgttttatacattatattatattataaatgatataaaatatttaagtttattgtaattttcttttttgtacacGCCAATGCCTCTTTTATTCCCATTCTTCTGtcgcgggtctactggaagaaatttctatagaaataattagTACCTTTGcacttagtttcctatttgtaagtttcatatttacactgttatgttgtgtacattaataaataaataaataaaaaacagcgCGGCGGCAGTGGCCTAAACGCTCTGAGAGCCACCCCTACCCGTGATGAAGACTTCTGTAGTACCTATTCTAAATTCTATGAGACCCCCTCATATCTtccatttattcattcatttacatacaataatgACGCATACAAGATGtggatatattaaaaataaatataaatatattgggacaaatcatacagattgagctagccccaaagtaagttcgtgacttttgttatgggatgttaactcaacgatactatattttattacaattacatatataggtaaacatccaagacccgggccaagtagaaaaaggtcattttccatcatgacccgaccggggatcgaacccgggacctctcggttcagaggcaagcactttcccACTACGCCACTGACGTCAAATACTTACATAGTGGTAGTGCTGGTGCTGTACGACGCTATATAATAGTCACTATGTCCAGCGATGGTGACCTTCGGCTTgtgatcaaaaggtcccaggttcgaatcctactcgcgccacataagtttgtatgccaatctgactcatggtAGGTAGTCAAAAGGTAGGATGACGATTGTcttgtgttttttttgttttcattcagGCTATAGTGGCTTAAACCACTCCTTAATACATTAGGCTCCGAATATGAAAACCTAGTAGTGTAAGGCCCGTTTTCGCGAAATGATACATTATCTAATTCAAAATTAGATCTTTTTTTGAGGATAAAAATCTTATCACGTATCTTACGAAATGTATGCTATCTTAAAAGCATCTCACGTAGAGATAAAGGCAATCATATATcgaaatacataaacaaatcgCGATTACAAGCGTTTAAGgagataaaaatgtataataaaaaaaatgtgatctTCGAAGTGATCCGTTATTGTAATTAGAATTTTTCAGATGGTAACACCGGTGGTTGgttgaagttattttttaaatatgtatacacagtgtcttattaatttaatatggaTTCAggtaaatgttaatttttattcatcactagtttttgcccgtgACTTCGCCCGCTTATATTTCGTGcgttattattgtcaatatttcggGTTccaagcaacgtatcgcgatgaaacctatctCAGATTGACTGAAGATGTTAGACTATCTGCTATTATAACTATGAACATCCacttccatccagtagtttacagacagacagacagacaaaaatttaaaaaattgttttggcttgtATTAGTCCCACAACAGGAACATTAAATAAGGGATCTTTGTGGGactaatagaaatatatatatatatatatatatatatatatatatatatatatatatatatatatatatatatatatatatatatatatatatatatatatatatatatatatatatcggtggagttccttccatCTCTTTCTACCCTCAGCATAGATTAGAATAGGACCGTTTCGATTATGCAAAAATAGTTTGACAGATTCTAGGACCAAACTTGTCCCCAATCATGCTAATATTCATGAAACATCTTGCGCAAAACGTTCGATTTGCACCGGtctctttgggaataaatTTTTAACCTATCTTTGTTACTAAACAcactctctctcactctctctcactctctctctccctgtatgaatttgaatgagaataagattttataattattttctttattaatcttaatataatatttttcacatcatagttactacaactaaaataaactattaacaAGAAAAAGAGggttacttaaaaattatttaaatagatttacaaaaatgccagtcccTGCAATTCGTTACCTTGAGGCAGCGTGCAGAAGGCTGACAGCATTGCCAAGTTGAATGGCAATGCTTAATCTCTGGCCTAGATATATGCCAGCCTTTTGGTCACATGTCACCTCAATGATTTTAGTAGAGTTtgcttataattataatttatattcataaattaattaatatatcatCAATTTTTCAGGTCGGGCTCGCTCAAATCAATCCATCTCTGCTAAATAGACTAGTTTACCAACAAAATTTACCAGGAAACAACATTGTGGTTAACCAACGTCAGTTAAATAACGGTGTGCCTTTAAATAACGCAATCAGTCGTCTAGCAACATCGAATCTTCCAATAAAACAAACGCcaaactttttacaaaatttaccaATTTCAACTATTGGGAcgaataatttacaattagcCAATGGTTTGTCAAATAGATTGACATTCATACAATCACAGCAAAGTTTACCATTGCCAAAATGTAATTGTAGAAATCAGCAACCGAATTTaccaaataatattcaatcacaaaataattaccgAAGTGTTACTGGTAAAttaccaataaataatttgccaataagtaatttacctttaaataatttacctcGAAGCAATGTCAACAACAATTTACCACTAAATAACTTACCAGTAAGTAATTTGCCGATTAGTAACAGTTACCAAATAAGCAATTTACCAGTGGCAAACAATTTGCAATCACAAAATaacttgtataatttattaaataattatgtatcaGCAAATATTCCTCAAGCAAATAATTTGGTAAATCCAAATTTATCtggatttaataatttacaagcCAATAATTTAATTCCCTCAGCAACAGCGAATGTCCAAATTcctaataatttacaaattcaatTGTCAAATAATGctcaattaaatagtaatGCAGCTCATGGTAATAATTTACTTCAACAAAACATtccaaatttgaataatttacaaatttccaGCGTGCCAGTAAATTACGAGCCAAATAATTTAcctgtaaattataatttagcaaACGCGgctaatacaaattatttgaccaatgttaataatttacctCCAAATTCggcatattttaataatttaccatTACCAAATTTAGCATTATCAAATAacgtacaaaatattaatagaataccagtcaataatatatatgattcaaTTGCTAACGTCCCAAACTTGTCAAAGAATTTAGTGTCAAATGTTGACCAAACTCTGCCAATACAATTGGCACAGCCAAGTATTGGCAACCCGAATTATCAATTGACAAACCCATCAATCGGTAATAATTGTGAATGCAAAAACGCTTTGTACTTATTAGACGACAATATTGCCAATTCGTTGCCAAGCACGCCAGTTCTGTCCTTGAATGGGTTACAACTTGGACAACTTGGTAAACTGCCATTATTCAACGGGTTGCCAGTAATTGGCATGACTGAAAGTATTGTAAATTTGCAACCAttgtaaactatttattttaattatatatggttaataaacatttttatatttgttgtaatttgttttattacattaaaaccGTGCTAATTGACAGGCTCGACACTTAATATACTACCACTATCTAATAACGTAAAGATATTTCAGTAAACTTCCATtggtaaaaaacaaactataaacCAAGCTTTCCGAAGGTTGAGAATATATTGAAGAATTCCAACAATGTGTCAACATTGTTCTTTATGATGGGCATTTGGTCAGACTTTGGCATGCCAAAACTCTTGGCCAACTCTATCAGATTTAATTCTGGCAACGGCTGCGACGCTGccatctgaaaaatatatttgtaaatttatgtaataacatGAGAATGAATAAGTGAAGCTGAATTACGCTGTGATATAGTCAGTTAAGTCAATCTCACAATGGCTTGTCATTCGATGGGTgacaaaaaagtatatttattaatttgagttCCTCCATGCTTCGGAACGCATGTTAAGAagttggtcccggttgtatttgcagtcgttaaaacccgccaattcgcaatgggcccgcgtggtgggtcgTGGTCCACTGGTACTCCTTGTCCATTCATAAGTTCCCTAGTAGTGGGAACGCTTAAATGGCCCTAGATGATAATGAGACTATCAAGATTACAAGATTTTGGAAATCTGTGGGAGAAAGCTAGCGCAACAATAACCTGTTTCCTCAGGCGCACTCAGCAAACTCTGATGAAATGACTGAGGAGTCATTTCATCAGAGTTTGCTGAGTGCGCCTCTGCCCCAAGATCGCCAAAAGCCACAAATTCGTATTGGGCGCCGATTAATAAATGCAATGTGAAatggtatatttaaaatttgatgtttgttaatataatttagatcATATTGCCGATGCACTGAAAATGTTAATTGCATCATATCCTACaaatatgcgaaagtttgtgaggatgatgatgtgtgtatttatgtttgttactctttcacgcgaaatctactagatggaaagttatgaaatttggtacacgggtagaatataatctagaatagcacataggatattttatatcccaaaattcccactagagcgaagccccggggcgctgcCAGTTTTATATAGCTCGTACACATGCGATTCAATTAAGAGTTTTGCCTTTAATTAGTTCTACAAACAGTGACGAAAAATGTGATTCTGTTATGTAAGCGACGTAAGAATATGAGAAGAAGAAGacttatgaatattataaaaccgatgaatatattttaaactcaaTACTTACAGTGATCACcaaaaacacaaacaaatatcTGAACATATTGTGTGTGATTTCTCAAATGTTTTCTGAAGTACGTCATGTGTAAAGAACGTTCTGCTTAAGTACACTTCTTTATCACAGGTACAGTTGTCACTGTTTTTAAGGTttcttaacaattttttttttataaaaattctttattagcGGTGTGGACTTTTTGTGATGGCTATAAaatgcatggaattagtaggtactccgttacTAAATCTacgaaaaaatgttaaactcgcatCACATGACCTATGTCGTAAGACATCGAAAATGcataatgttaatattcaattttcacttctgccaGCACTCCCTGAGTGCAAACCGTCCTTTTTTAGGGGGGTTAGGGATAGGGTTTATAAAATCACatgcaaaataaacataatatacatatatgcatataattagaccttttataatataatgggaaaataaaataaaagattttccaaaattgttttaattttcgttttaCTAACGTTCACGCGAAACTTGATTCGAATATGTGAGAaatccaattttatttgttaaacataCGTGCGTggtttacatattttgaatcactgctatttttaaattattcactaTGCTTTATATGATATATGTCTGGATTGGTTGTCTGTCATTTGTGTAATCtttactttagttttttttttttaactttggcACGGTCACATTTAAGTGTCACACAACCTCAAGTGGGCtctgtctgtacatagaaAAATGTCTACCGcgggtctttatgggactaatagaagacaaaacatttttttatatttttgtatgtctgtctgtgtgttttTTAACAGATCACTCAAAAACTTTTGGATGGAATTTGGTGCggttattatagttataagtatagcttaaaaaaatggtatggGTTTCATTGCGATaggttgcttagaacccgatatattgacaataataggATAAGAAAagcgttaaatatttttttatggatgCTCTGGCCTCATTGGATATTCGTTGACtaatgaatacaaaatattgaaaagcACCCAAAACGATGTCTCATCGAATGGTACATTGTCAAGGTGGTTCTCGTGTAAACCGAACTGTGCCGCCAAATCTGACAAATTGATTTGCGAATACGGAGCCGAGGCAatctgaaaaacaaaaatgcaaataaaaatttaaactcttCCTCCTAATTATAGGTCCTAATTATCTCATACGTGCAAGCTGAATGGGCATTGTAAGAGCGGCTTTACCCGCTCTTACAATGCCCATTCAGctaaaaaaattctaaaaaaattgcttgCTCGACAATCGCAATTTAAAATCACACAAATCGTTTTAGCTTAGAAGAGAATGGTTGCTGTTGAAAacaagtatgtcaaaatattattatctatgtaaaaaaatatatgcctaacccgttatgctaaattaaattaagatataaaaattatgcaaaaaaaaaggtGATCCCCATATTCCCCATATATAAGATAGGCTGGAAATTCGTTGCCTATtaggtagttatttttttaacctgaACCTTCAAAAACAAAGTGACGaccatatttaattatatattaatgatcGATATGTCACTGAaatgtttcataatatttagaaatgaGAATTCAACAACTAATTTGATTTTCGAATCCTTTTTGCTTTTTAAGCATCGTGTGCAAACTTCGAACTGGCAATACTTCCTAtagatcaataaataaacaaaaataaaaataaatacccgGATACTTCCCGCTCTTATTGcggctgtttttttttttcagattccATCTTGTAGTATTGGTAGGTACTTTATGAAATTATCATCGCAAatcaatactattattataaagaggtaagcgtttgtgagtttgtatgttcgagGCGGTTAATATCCGAAActtggtagtttcggatattaaCCGCCTCGAAAATCGATAtccaaaattatatagatagcCAAAccgatatcaaaaattatttcactattagaaaggtacattgtcctagattgctataggctatattttatctcaaaatgccacggaagcgaagccccgggctaCATCtagtaacaatataaaacttgttttgTTGCTTCTTTCTGCTTTTCGTAACTTTTCtgtgtgcaataaaatgtttacttagATATTAAGTTTAAGGCGTCACTTTAGCCATAGTACCACATGTGTTGTAAGCCCCGTGTGTTACAACAgcgaagtttttttaaactaatcaagattaataaatattattctgtaCTATACATACCAGCCCGGCGACacagaaaatcaaaattaattgtgtCAACATTGTTAATTCTATTTACAAACAGCTATAGTATTTTGCAATGAGCGTGTTGCGTTTTATGcaactatatttatactaatttttatcaaaaataggTACAGTCAAACGCATTATTCtgtaactagcggcccgtcccggcttcgctcgtgtataaccataataaattattcagctaaaccttcctcaggaatcacattaaaaTCTCGCAAAAATAGTccattgcgtaattttaaaaatttaacccTTCGAgccagataataaatattttgtctaaacgtcagcgccGTGCCGGTttaaatcaacgtcaaatttgacagtgcaactcaccctaaatgTATCTGTTTGATTCTGTGATTGTTCTAAGTGCGCCAAATAGATATTTACATGTtaacaatgaaaacaaaatgaataaaatatttctaattgaCTGTACTTTGTGTAAGGACATGGGAATAGAAACACGtccgatatattttattattggcaATTGGCAACCTAATGATATTACGGATAAGGATTTACTGTAGGTGCAAATGCTAACGTCTCTTTCGTGTACAATGTTCcctttttaaaatcacaagAGCATAGTTGACAAgttcagagaattgtaaaaaatatgtaggtataatctagataaaatagatataatatgataattcatagactgtaacaatgcagctagATCTAAATATGAAGATTAGCTTTTGCctacaacttcgtatgtgagtaaaaatccgtttcccttggggatttcaggaaatcctttcttagtgctcccctataCTGTTCTTCCTAGGAGcgtacacaccaaatttcaattttctacgcccagtagtttcgacTGACTGAGActaagagttttatatatatagaagatttaaacttaaatccatactcatttataaaaataaatttaaaccatcataaaaaacaaaaattttggaacaacttttattgagaagtctattaatttaatgtagctgtcgaacaaacattaTCTTTGCGAAAATTTTAgcaagttgtgacgtcactcctAAGACATGtaatttagtatggagcgtttggacgagttcaaaaatgtgtgattttatttttgtcatatatttgaaagtattgtcattatcacagtattttttcactggtgtttctattaatataagggccttcgaatagttatcaaattaaaaatttgtcaacATCAGTATAACATAGtaactaagaaaaaaaaagaaagaaaaaaacgtTTTGTTATTAGTATACAATTACGTTTGAACAAACAAACGTTTAATTTGCTCAATCATAATAGTACATACAGCGATACAGCAcggtacaaataaaaacaaaagtaccTATGCTTGAAGCAAAATggtctttgtttatttatttactgcgtattaattaatattaattaaagtcAATAATCTATTTTTCTCTGTTATCttagcgttttcccggtttttCTTCCTCGATCGTTGAGCGTTCTAGGGTTTTCTACTTTTCCGTTTCCACTGCGCACGGTAGTCGGCAtctctagttgtcagaccattgtcacgcatatcatccttgacgacaccCAATGTTGCCCTTCAGCCGGGGCCAGGCGGGAGCGGAATTGCCAGatatttgttccctacgtaatgTACCGGTCTGCGCAAGATATACCTGCGCAGGCGCAAAAATAATTACCCACCTGCATATTTGATATAAGATGACGCATCAACGTCAAAGAGGACGAAGGGTTTTTGATAAATAGCATTATAAAACATCGTACAACTCTATAATATATGCAGTGTCTTATGATACAAATATGAATTTCATTTACGCAATCCTTGTTTTCTTGTTTGTACAAGTAAGTGTCCTTGCATATTAttgtgtatgtctgtatgttcgtggttttcaccaatatatagtgtgtctgaagaaggtttagatgACTTGATGATATCAGTTATATACATCAGTAGTTATATACATCTgtagtttatttactttctatttactttaaaatccTTTACAGGAATTAACAGCGGCGAGTTTCTTCAGACTACCAAAGAGACACTACAAAACCCTTAGacaagaaagaaaacaaatgaaaaatgtatacatGAATAGTGTGGCTAGAAACACACCTACATCCATACCAACCAATGATAGACCAGCGCAGATAATTGAAGAAATTGTGACAGCCCAACCAGAGAGAAATGACGAAGTTTTGAATGAAGAACAGATTCCAATTTTGAAGCCGTGCAttccaattttgaaacaaGATTTGCCAAGAATGATGACTTTGCCAATATTGGCGTTTCTGCCTAACGTAGCTTCGTTGCCTGCTGTCAACATTGGTCAGAAAATGGCCAAAGAATTGATAACGGACGACGACCAAATTAATATGCCAGATGAATCTTTAGATATCGATGAAGAAATTGGGGAAGTTGAAGAAAATGCCGTTACTGTAAATGTTCTCCAGGAGGTACTTATTTCGATAGCAATAATTGGGCAGATTTGAacccaaatattttatgttataccaTGAAGCATAAAACACTAGCACGTCACTGCGTCCACATGTTCTCTCTCTTTTtcacacgatgcgtacacgatatgggaaaaagagacagcatgtggacgtcagtaacgtgctacgtgtttgtatattccgtggtaggccttctggttatatatattctattcaGTAGATTTAGCGTGATCGAGTAACTCACACATGAAACTACCTTCCACAAGATGttgagtgattttttttattcataaaaagtgatttttttgtcttagtgatttttcattgtttaaagtaaatgctttatagtttttttcatCATTTTCAGGTTAAATACGAGATCATTGAACGAAAATCCAAAAAATCACCGATACTGCACAGAATGCGACGGATTGAGGAGTTCAAACGTAACAtctttatagacagacagagagataAGCctcaaaatgttaatttctATTAGACTAGCCGAAATATGTCTTATTACAGAGTCCGTCCCATTTTCACATTAGATGAAGAGTTTgttatgcaattttttttaagtatggCTTTACTCAGAGAGTATTTCTATACTTCTTATTTGTAATCAGAAACAAGTTTGGAGAATTATACGCAGGAAAGTATATCGCGAAAATTTTATGCaattaatctttttaaaataattttaaaactggtttatgatatgtaatttttctgaatccacaataaatatttaaaatattattaatcgatatattattttaaaattcttcttcttcttaacgtgtgtcgactcggcgaatcatatttgtgaagactatatatgttaatttacTGAAATGATTCCATATTCAAAAACCTTTAGTTTATTATGCATGCATTCGTAATGCTGTCTCCtattggctggcaacacttgGTGTtcgtttatcaaccaatcttgtcTTGTCTTGTgccaattattataaagaggtaatcgtttgtgagtttctatgtttgaggcgggtaatctccaaaactagagaaccgatttcaaaaactctttcaccattagaaaggtatattatccaagtTTACTATAGGAActgttttatctcaaaattcccacgggagcgaagctccggacAACCATCTAGTTTggtatatgacaaaaatatagttcattAAGAatctgttttcttttaaattttcttgacagactgtagcCACAGATATAATTTCCAGTAGTGTATACCAGTTACACATTATCGGCAAATTCAGATAGATGCCGACGCGATTGCAGGTTCATTGCGTAGTTGCTATGAgatcttttatttaccgcaatgaaaataaCGCAATGTACGGCGGGTTGGCCACAATTTTAACTACTATTTCtggttaattaaattgtattagtgAAGTAGAATATTTCCAatacatacctaaataaaaaatgtagaaaacaCATATTTATCCCATAACTACAGAATTGTGTTTCAACATAAACAGTTTGTTGTATTGCATAAAATTTATCCAATTTCCAATTAATTTATCCAATGGCAATGGAAACgggttaattaaaatgttacacaATAATAATCTAGATTTCTAAAAAGAAAGTTTGCTTATATAGATTTATCATGCaggtttaaaattaa
This Plodia interpunctella isolate USDA-ARS_2022_Savannah chromosome 27, ilPloInte3.2, whole genome shotgun sequence DNA region includes the following protein-coding sequences:
- the LOC128681610 gene encoding uncharacterized protein LOC128681610, which gives rise to MNFIYAILVFLFVQELTAASFFRLPKRHYKTLRQERKQMKNVYMNSVARNTPTSIPTNDRPAQIIEEIVTAQPERNDEVLNEEQIPILKPCIPILKQDLPRMMTLPILAFLPNVASLPAVNIGQKMAKELITDDDQINMPDESLDIDEEIGEVEENAVTVNVLQEVKYEIIERKSKKSPILHRMRRIEEFKRNIFIDRQRDKPQNVNFY